In Nocardia asteroides, a single genomic region encodes these proteins:
- the phnE gene encoding phosphonate ABC transporter, permease protein PhnE, with protein MSVVLDPPQRRPAARDDRARTPRPWLLRLFSLLAAAAVLAAAAYLEFAPATLLDGLDDIARLLDRMLPPRLDDPARISTLALETLLMAVLGTVLATVASVPLAFLAARNTTPHPAVYAVARAVITFCRAMPDLLIAALLVRGLGIGVLPGVLALALHSIGMLGKLFADAIEQTDPGPREAVRATGSGPLRELVNGVLPQVVPAWIGVFVYRVDINLRTSVVLGFVGAGGIGFALQDALRGLAYPRAMGIVAVILVIIAAMELLAIVIRRVLLAPGHSAPRRDRIARLALGGLVGGATLAALVVLEIGPLSLFTWVGPALEVFGRMVPPDFGALGADLVDATVQTVAIGVLATGIGGVLSIPVGIVAASNVSPHPVLYWVARGWILLVRAVPELIVAVVFVAALGLGPIAGTCALAVGSLGFLGKLVADAVEEIDPGPLEAVASVGGGWWKTVGAAVIPQAVPAIVGSWLYLLDVNIRTSTVLGIVGAGGIGYLLFESIRTLNFEVAGAIVLVVFVIVYLIERLSGWIRSLVV; from the coding sequence ATGAGTGTGGTGCTCGACCCGCCGCAGCGGCGGCCCGCCGCGCGCGACGACCGTGCCCGCACCCCCCGCCCATGGCTCCTGCGGCTGTTCTCGCTGCTGGCCGCCGCCGCGGTACTCGCCGCGGCGGCGTACCTCGAGTTCGCCCCGGCCACCCTCCTCGACGGCCTGGACGACATCGCCCGGCTGCTGGATCGGATGCTCCCGCCCCGCCTGGACGACCCCGCGCGGATCTCGACGCTCGCGCTGGAGACCCTGCTCATGGCGGTGCTCGGCACTGTGCTGGCCACTGTGGCCTCGGTACCGCTCGCCTTCCTGGCCGCCCGCAACACCACGCCGCACCCGGCGGTCTACGCGGTGGCCCGCGCCGTCATCACCTTCTGCCGCGCCATGCCGGACCTGCTCATCGCGGCGCTGCTGGTGCGCGGGCTCGGCATCGGGGTGCTGCCCGGCGTGCTGGCGCTGGCGCTGCACTCGATCGGCATGCTCGGCAAGCTCTTCGCCGACGCCATCGAGCAGACCGACCCCGGCCCGCGCGAAGCCGTGCGCGCCACCGGCTCCGGGCCGCTGCGCGAACTGGTCAACGGGGTGCTGCCGCAGGTGGTTCCGGCCTGGATCGGAGTCTTCGTCTACCGGGTCGACATCAACCTGCGCACGTCGGTGGTGCTCGGCTTCGTCGGCGCGGGCGGGATCGGCTTCGCGCTGCAGGACGCGCTGCGCGGGCTGGCCTACCCGCGAGCCATGGGGATCGTCGCGGTGATCCTGGTGATCATCGCCGCCATGGAGCTGCTCGCCATCGTCATCCGCCGAGTCCTGCTGGCGCCAGGACATTCCGCCCCTCGGCGTGATCGAATCGCCAGGCTCGCGCTCGGCGGGCTGGTCGGAGGGGCGACCCTCGCCGCACTGGTGGTGCTAGAGATCGGCCCGCTTTCGCTGTTCACCTGGGTCGGGCCCGCGCTCGAGGTGTTCGGGCGCATGGTGCCACCGGATTTCGGTGCGCTCGGCGCCGACCTGGTCGACGCGACCGTGCAGACCGTCGCCATCGGCGTGCTCGCCACCGGCATCGGCGGGGTGCTCTCCATCCCGGTCGGCATCGTCGCGGCGAGCAATGTCTCGCCGCATCCGGTGCTCTACTGGGTCGCGCGCGGCTGGATTCTGCTGGTGCGCGCGGTGCCCGAGCTCATCGTGGCGGTGGTGTTCGTGGCCGCGCTCGGGCTCGGTCCGATCGCGGGCACCTGCGCGCTGGCCGTTGGATCGCTCGGTTTCCTCGGCAAACTCGTCGCCGACGCCGTTGAGGAGATCGACCCCGGACCGCTGGAGGCGGTCGCCTCGGTCGGCGGCGGCTGGTGGAAAACGGTCGGCGCGGCGGTGATTCCGCAAGCCGTCCCCGCGATCGTCGGCTCCTGGCTGTACCTGCTCGACGTCAATATCCGCACCTCGACCGTGCTCGGCATCGTCGGTGCGGGCGGCATCGGGTACCTGCTGTTCGAGTCGATCCGGACGCTGAACTTCGAGGTGGCCGGGGCGATCGTGCTCGTGGTGTTCGTCATCGTCTACCTGATCGAAAGGCTGTCCGGATGGATTCGCTCGCTGGTGGTGTGA
- the phnC gene encoding phosphonate ABC transporter ATP-binding protein, with product MTTSPAFPPAVAGDDVVVTVDGVSKRFGAVTALHEVSFTVHRSELVVLLGLSGSGKSTLLRCLNGLQPVSAGRVEVDGVRVDRARGARLRALRRDVGFVFQHFNLVGRLSCLENVLIGGLGRLRLPRYGALTYPAAMRREALAHLERVGLAGLAERRADTLSGGQQQRVAIARTLMQRPRVVLADEPVASLDPENAGVVMDLLFRICIEEQLTVICTLHQVDLALGWAHRLIGLRNGEKVLDRAAVELSRDEVMEIYRRVDPDEAAATAPARPR from the coding sequence ATGACCACCTCCCCGGCGTTCCCGCCCGCCGTCGCCGGTGACGACGTCGTCGTCACCGTGGACGGGGTGAGCAAGCGCTTCGGCGCCGTCACCGCGCTGCACGAGGTCTCCTTCACCGTGCACCGCAGCGAATTGGTCGTGCTGCTCGGGCTTTCGGGTTCCGGCAAGTCGACGCTGCTGCGTTGCCTGAACGGGCTGCAGCCGGTCAGCGCGGGCCGGGTCGAGGTCGACGGAGTCCGGGTGGATCGGGCGCGCGGCGCTCGGCTGCGGGCACTGCGCCGCGATGTCGGCTTCGTGTTCCAGCACTTCAACCTGGTCGGCCGGCTCAGCTGCCTGGAGAACGTGCTGATCGGGGGGCTCGGCCGGCTGCGGCTGCCGCGCTACGGCGCGCTCACCTACCCGGCGGCCATGCGGCGCGAGGCGCTGGCGCACCTGGAGCGGGTGGGGCTGGCCGGGCTGGCCGAGCGGCGCGCCGACACCCTCTCCGGCGGTCAGCAGCAGCGGGTCGCTATCGCCCGCACGCTCATGCAGCGGCCGCGGGTGGTGCTGGCCGACGAACCGGTGGCCTCGCTCGACCCGGAGAACGCCGGGGTGGTGATGGATCTGCTGTTCCGGATCTGCATCGAGGAGCAGCTGACCGTGATCTGCACGCTGCACCAGGTGGATCTCGCGCTCGGCTGGGCGCACCGGCTGATCGGGCTGCGCAACGGCGAGAAAGTGCTGGACCGGGCTGCGGTCGAGCTCTCCCGGGACGAGGTCATGGAGATCTACCGCCGTGTCGACCCCGACGAAGCCGCCGCGACCGCCCCGGCGCGGCCGCGATGA
- a CDS encoding phosphate/phosphite/phosphonate ABC transporter substrate-binding protein, with protein MFFRHRRPARAVVAALAGLTLALSGCSGSDSEARNDRGFPETITLAAIPAENSSDLKASYQPVIALLERETGSKVEFVQASDYAGVVEGLIAGNVDLAFFGPFAYVVAGIAGADISPLGAVVKNAGGKPGYQSYGLTRAGNPDIKSLADFRGKKVCFVDPSSTSGFLYPTAGLIEAKVIASGAERDLSAGLTPIFAGGHDSSALAIAAGDCDAGFAFDTMVDKTMVDKGDLKPGQLATIWKSEMIAGSLFAASNALGAETVDKLRAIFTEQLNLDRLQAAGICAGDACRFTDERAWGVVATTDADYDGVRKVCEVTGSDKCKG; from the coding sequence ATGTTCTTCCGCCATCGCCGCCCGGCCCGCGCCGTCGTGGCCGCGCTCGCCGGGCTCACGCTCGCACTCTCCGGCTGTTCCGGCTCCGACTCGGAAGCCCGTAACGACAGGGGCTTCCCGGAGACCATCACCCTGGCCGCCATCCCGGCCGAGAACTCCAGCGACCTGAAGGCCAGCTACCAACCGGTGATCGCGCTGCTGGAGCGGGAGACCGGCTCGAAGGTCGAGTTCGTGCAGGCCTCCGACTACGCGGGCGTGGTCGAGGGGCTGATCGCGGGCAATGTCGATCTCGCCTTCTTCGGCCCGTTCGCCTACGTGGTGGCCGGGATCGCCGGTGCCGATATCTCCCCGCTCGGCGCGGTCGTCAAGAACGCGGGCGGCAAGCCCGGCTACCAGTCCTACGGCCTCACTCGCGCGGGCAACCCGGACATCAAGAGCCTGGCCGACTTCCGCGGCAAGAAGGTCTGCTTCGTCGACCCCAGCTCCACCTCCGGCTTCCTCTACCCGACCGCGGGGCTGATCGAGGCGAAGGTCATCGCCTCCGGTGCCGAGCGAGATCTTTCCGCGGGGCTGACCCCGATCTTCGCGGGCGGCCACGACTCCTCCGCGCTCGCGATCGCGGCCGGTGACTGCGATGCGGGCTTCGCCTTCGACACCATGGTGGACAAGACCATGGTCGACAAGGGCGACCTGAAGCCGGGCCAGCTGGCGACGATCTGGAAGTCGGAGATGATCGCCGGATCGCTCTTCGCCGCGAGCAACGCGCTCGGCGCCGAGACCGTTGACAAGCTGCGCGCCATCTTCACCGAGCAGCTGAACCTGGATCGGCTGCAGGCCGCGGGCATCTGCGCCGGCGACGCCTGCCGCTTCACCGACGAGCGCGCCTGGGGTGTGGTGGCCACCACCGACGCCGACTACGACGGCGTGCGCAAGGTGTGCGAGGTCACCGGCTCGGACAAGTGCAAGGGCTGA
- a CDS encoding phosphonatase-like hydrolase has translation MPEQSTDIALAVLDMAGTTIADDGLVLRAFEAAATAAGLPTAGSERDHARQYVLDTMGQSKIEVFRALLGTEERAAAANTAFETAYAGFVDEGGLAPIPGAAEAISALRGSGVLVALTTGFSRATQDRILTALGWEALADLTLAPAEAGRGRPYPDLVLTALLRLRVDDVAAVAVAGDTAGDMRCGRRAGARIVAGVRTGAHDAATLRAAGATHVLDTIAELPDLLRSA, from the coding sequence GTGCCAGAGCAATCCACCGACATCGCGCTCGCCGTGCTCGACATGGCGGGCACCACCATTGCCGACGACGGGCTCGTCCTGCGCGCCTTCGAGGCCGCGGCGACCGCCGCCGGGCTCCCCACTGCGGGGAGCGAGCGCGACCATGCCCGCCAGTACGTGCTGGACACCATGGGCCAGTCCAAGATCGAGGTCTTCCGCGCGCTCCTCGGCACCGAGGAGCGCGCCGCCGCCGCCAACACCGCCTTCGAGACGGCATACGCCGGTTTCGTCGACGAGGGCGGTCTGGCCCCGATTCCCGGCGCGGCCGAGGCGATCTCGGCGCTGCGCGGGAGCGGCGTACTCGTCGCCCTGACGACCGGATTCAGCCGCGCCACCCAGGACCGCATCTTGACCGCGCTGGGTTGGGAGGCACTCGCCGACCTCACCCTCGCCCCCGCCGAGGCCGGGCGCGGCCGCCCCTACCCGGACCTCGTGCTCACCGCGCTGCTGCGGTTGCGCGTGGACGACGTGGCCGCGGTCGCCGTCGCGGGCGACACCGCGGGCGACATGCGCTGCGGTCGCCGGGCGGGCGCACGGATCGTCGCGGGCGTGCGCACCGGCGCCCATGATGCCGCCACGCTGCGCGCGGCCGGCGCCACCCACGTGCTCGACACCATCGCCGAACTGCCGGATCTCCTCCGTTCCGCCTGA
- a CDS encoding GntR family transcriptional regulator, with amino-acid sequence MSQAEPRVLKHQVVRAHVDELLDRLDEGAQLPSERELALRFEVSRETVRQAMRELLVAGRIQRRGRGTVVARPKLVQPLALGSYTEAARAEGREARRDLVAWTRLTADDFLAEALAIAAGDPVVELERVLIVDGVPVGLETTRLPAYRYPGLVETFDTEASLYAEIRSRGIPFAEAVDSIETTLPDAREAALLSVDARTPMFLLNRISYDPDRVPIEHRRSLYRGDRMTFTSIQRRSGEF; translated from the coding sequence ATGTCGCAGGCTGAACCCAGGGTCCTCAAGCATCAGGTCGTACGCGCCCACGTGGACGAACTCCTCGACCGCCTCGACGAGGGCGCGCAGCTGCCCTCCGAGCGCGAGCTCGCGCTGCGCTTCGAGGTTTCCCGCGAAACCGTGCGCCAGGCCATGCGGGAACTGCTGGTGGCGGGCCGAATTCAGCGCCGCGGCCGAGGCACCGTGGTCGCCAGGCCCAAGCTGGTGCAGCCGCTGGCGCTCGGCTCCTATACCGAGGCGGCCCGCGCCGAGGGCCGCGAGGCCCGCCGCGACCTGGTGGCCTGGACCCGGCTGACCGCCGACGACTTCCTCGCCGAAGCACTGGCCATCGCGGCGGGTGACCCGGTGGTCGAGCTCGAACGCGTACTCATCGTCGACGGCGTCCCGGTCGGCCTGGAGACCACAAGGTTGCCCGCCTATCGCTACCCCGGCCTGGTCGAGACCTTCGACACCGAGGCCTCGCTCTACGCCGAGATCCGTTCCCGCGGGATCCCCTTCGCCGAAGCGGTGGACAGCATCGAGACCACGCTCCCCGACGCCCGCGAGGCGGCGCTGCTCTCAGTCGACGCGCGGACCCCGATGTTCCTGCTCAACCGCATCTCCTACGACCCCGACCGGGTGCCGATCGAGCACCGCCGCTCGCTCTACCGGGGCGATCGGATGACCTTCACCTCGATCCAGCGCCGCTCGGGCGAGTTTTGA
- a CDS encoding DUF3224 domain-containing protein: MRTWGTFEVTSFTPTEVMPEPGIATGVPVGIARMEKHFGGAVSGRAATLFTAAFDQETGVGTYVAMESFDGTLDGVAGTFCFAHSATTSGADRSAEFFVIVPTSGTGELAGITGSGGMAVDADGTHRIWFDYDL, translated from the coding sequence ATGCGAACCTGGGGAACCTTCGAAGTCACCTCCTTCACCCCGACCGAGGTAATGCCCGAGCCGGGTATCGCCACCGGCGTTCCGGTCGGGATCGCCCGCATGGAGAAACACTTCGGCGGTGCGGTATCCGGGCGGGCCGCGACGCTGTTCACCGCGGCGTTCGACCAGGAGACCGGCGTGGGCACCTACGTCGCGATGGAGTCGTTCGACGGCACGCTCGACGGGGTCGCAGGCACCTTCTGCTTCGCGCACTCCGCCACGACCTCAGGCGCCGATCGGAGCGCCGAGTTCTTCGTGATCGTCCCGACCAGCGGAACCGGTGAGCTCGCCGGGATCACCGGAAGCGGGGGGATGGCCGTCGATGCGGACGGCACCCACCGCATCTGGTTCGACTACGACCTCTGA
- a CDS encoding SPW repeat domain-containing protein gives MTKSKLTPTRALALAGMAAGVFTMVAPAWAVTTAAGAALLLGIGSLIVIFALWSLVARDPTKDHWALSVAGFMLFSAPWVGGFAGDGAAWVAWLLGAAVTLAGGSVYVLDEDIELAQAQRVQQMVTYMRAHDHTRTDPAPAADRPRLGAYLSGTATTPS, from the coding sequence ATGACGAAATCGAAGCTGACTCCGACCAGGGCGCTCGCCCTCGCGGGCATGGCCGCGGGCGTGTTCACCATGGTGGCTCCGGCGTGGGCGGTGACCACGGCGGCCGGAGCGGCGTTGCTGCTCGGGATCGGGTCGCTGATCGTGATCTTCGCGTTGTGGTCGCTGGTCGCGCGGGATCCGACCAAGGACCACTGGGCGCTGTCGGTGGCGGGTTTCATGCTGTTCTCGGCGCCGTGGGTGGGCGGATTCGCCGGTGACGGCGCGGCGTGGGTGGCGTGGCTGCTCGGCGCTGCGGTCACCCTGGCCGGCGGCTCGGTCTACGTCCTGGACGAGGACATCGAACTCGCCCAGGCCCAGCGAGTCCAGCAGATGGTCACCTACATGCGCGCCCACGACCACACCCGCACCGACCCCGCACCCGCGGCCGACCGGCCCCGGCTCGGTGCCTACCTGTCCGGCACGGCGACCACCCCCTCGTGA
- a CDS encoding TetR/AcrR family transcriptional regulator, producing the protein MSGSTGRTRDSARDARISTAALELLRERGPRAVTVEAVAAAAGVAKTTIYRRYRDREEMLISALGAVARPAPPADPATPVAVLGWIVEQCVHAVAGGIGLGGVAALLTGQDPAFTTAIRAVLVDHRAALAEVLGSPATAEWIRPELDAETVLDLVVGAYLSEHARSGGVGPDWQTRVLTTLWPALSTATPPAELTPPGTGGSLPSSTG; encoded by the coding sequence GTGAGTGGATCGACAGGCCGGACCCGCGACAGTGCCCGCGACGCGCGAATCAGTACTGCCGCGCTGGAGCTGCTGCGTGAGCGCGGCCCGCGCGCGGTCACGGTGGAAGCCGTCGCCGCGGCGGCGGGGGTCGCCAAAACCACGATCTACCGCCGCTACCGCGACCGCGAGGAGATGCTGATCTCCGCACTCGGCGCGGTCGCGCGACCGGCCCCGCCCGCCGACCCGGCCACGCCGGTCGCGGTGCTGGGCTGGATCGTCGAGCAGTGTGTGCACGCCGTCGCGGGCGGGATCGGGCTCGGCGGGGTCGCCGCGCTGCTCACCGGCCAGGACCCGGCCTTCACCACAGCCATCCGCGCGGTGCTCGTCGACCACCGCGCCGCCCTCGCCGAGGTACTCGGCTCACCCGCTACGGCCGAATGGATCCGGCCGGAGCTCGACGCCGAGACAGTGCTCGACCTCGTCGTCGGCGCCTACCTGTCCGAACACGCCCGCAGCGGCGGCGTCGGCCCCGACTGGCAGACTCGCGTCCTGACCACTCTCTGGCCCGCACTCAGCACCGCCACCCCACCCGCCGAGCTGACACCCCCCGGCACCGGAGGCAGCCTGCCATCGAGCACCGGCTGA
- a CDS encoding MerR family transcriptional regulator: protein MRSGQLAAAAGVNAQTLRYYERRGLLAEPARTLGGHRVYSEQAVSVLRVIKAAQRLGFTLDEVADLLEATQLGSRRADAGLRERARAKLIEVDTKLAELTAVRDTLVAAIAAGCEDLLECSDSPCCPIPFPDPTTTGAEAPGHGLPSVSGGYGHRM from the coding sequence ATGCGCAGCGGGCAGCTGGCGGCCGCGGCCGGGGTCAACGCCCAGACCCTGCGCTACTACGAACGCCGCGGGCTGCTCGCCGAGCCCGCCCGCACCCTGGGCGGGCACCGCGTCTACTCCGAGCAGGCGGTCTCGGTACTGCGGGTGATCAAGGCCGCCCAACGCCTCGGGTTCACCCTCGACGAGGTCGCCGACCTGCTCGAAGCCACCCAGCTCGGATCCCGCCGCGCCGACGCCGGGCTACGCGAACGCGCCCGGGCGAAACTGATCGAGGTCGACACGAAGCTGGCCGAGCTCACCGCGGTCCGCGACACCCTGGTCGCCGCGATCGCCGCGGGTTGCGAGGACCTGCTGGAGTGCAGCGATTCCCCGTGCTGCCCGATCCCGTTCCCCGACCCCACCACGACCGGCGCCGAAGCCCCGGGACACGGCCTCCCCTCGGTGAGCGGCGGCTACGGTCACCGCATGTGA
- the metE gene encoding 5-methyltetrahydropteroyltriglutamate--homocysteine S-methyltransferase, with translation MSNTTFTATVLGFPRVGPNRELKRATESYWAGRANADALHAVAEELRTAQLTAALDAGLDSVPVGTFSYYDQVLDTAVLLGALPPRVSGITDELDRYFAAARGTAEVAPLEMTKWFDTNYHYLVPELAADTVFSLHPEKPLAELTEALALGVPARPVVVGPITFLKLAKSVDGSDLLDRLPDLIPLYERLLGLLAEAGAEWVQLDEPSLVTDLTDSELAAVRSTYQRLSEVAARPAILVAAYFGRLGAALPALAETGIDGIALDLVAGGDADVAAARSITGKLIVAGVVDGHNIWRADPDHVLPRLTELRDAGVAVAVSSSCSLLHVPYSLAPETDLDQRLRSWLAFGDEKIAEIRVLATALTEGESAVADQLEIARTAVADRRADPRLRVESVRERLDDLDAAATRRAPADERRVLQQERLNLPLLPTTTIGSYPQTGRIRLARAEFRRGEIDRAEYDTRMRAEIAEVIAVQEEIGLDVLVHGEPERNDMVQYFAEQLDGFAATAGGWVQSYGTRCVRPPIVYGDVARPAVMTVEWITYAQSLTAKPVKGMLTGPVTILAWSFVRDDQPLADTARQIALAIRDETVDLEAAGIGVIQVDEPALRELLPLRRADQAAYLDWAVEAFRLATAGVADATQIHTHLCYSEFGEVIGAIHGLDADVTSIEAARSHMEVLDDLNAIGFDLGVGPGVYDIHSPRVPGVEEVRKSLELALKAVPAERLWVNPDCGLKTRSIDEVTASLRNLVAAAKALR, from the coding sequence ATGTCGAACACCACCTTTACCGCGACCGTGCTCGGGTTTCCGCGCGTCGGCCCCAACCGGGAACTCAAGCGCGCCACGGAGTCCTACTGGGCTGGCCGCGCGAACGCCGATGCCCTGCACGCCGTCGCCGAGGAGCTGCGCACCGCGCAGCTGACGGCGGCCCTTGACGCCGGGCTCGATTCGGTGCCGGTGGGCACCTTCTCCTACTACGACCAGGTGCTCGATACCGCCGTCCTGCTCGGCGCGCTGCCGCCGCGGGTCTCCGGGATCACCGACGAACTGGACCGGTACTTCGCCGCCGCCCGCGGCACCGCCGAGGTCGCCCCGCTCGAGATGACCAAGTGGTTCGACACGAACTACCACTACCTGGTGCCCGAGCTCGCTGCGGACACGGTGTTTTCGCTGCACCCGGAGAAGCCGCTGGCCGAGTTGACGGAGGCGCTGGCGCTCGGCGTGCCCGCCCGGCCGGTGGTCGTCGGGCCGATCACCTTCCTGAAGCTGGCCAAGTCGGTGGACGGAAGCGACCTGCTCGACCGGCTGCCCGACCTGATCCCGCTCTACGAGCGGCTGCTCGGGCTGCTCGCCGAGGCCGGGGCGGAATGGGTTCAGCTGGACGAGCCGTCGCTGGTCACCGATCTCACCGATTCCGAGCTGGCAGCGGTGCGCAGCACCTATCAGCGGTTGTCGGAGGTTGCGGCGCGTCCGGCGATCCTGGTGGCCGCCTACTTCGGCCGCCTCGGCGCGGCGCTGCCCGCGCTGGCGGAGACCGGGATCGATGGCATCGCCCTCGACCTGGTCGCGGGCGGGGACGCGGATGTCGCCGCGGCCCGGTCGATCACCGGCAAGCTGATCGTCGCCGGCGTGGTCGACGGCCACAACATCTGGCGGGCCGACCCCGACCACGTGCTGCCGCGGCTGACCGAGCTGCGCGACGCCGGGGTGGCCGTTGCCGTCTCCAGCTCGTGCTCGCTGCTGCACGTCCCCTACAGCCTGGCGCCGGAGACCGACCTGGACCAGCGGCTGCGAAGCTGGCTCGCCTTCGGCGACGAGAAGATCGCCGAGATCCGGGTGCTCGCCACCGCGCTCACCGAGGGCGAGAGCGCGGTCGCCGACCAGCTCGAGATCGCGCGCACCGCGGTCGCCGACCGCAGGGCCGACCCGCGCCTGCGCGTGGAGTCGGTGCGTGAGCGCCTCGACGACCTGGACGCGGCCGCGACCCGACGCGCCCCCGCCGACGAGCGCCGCGTCCTGCAGCAGGAGCGGCTGAACCTGCCGCTGCTGCCGACCACCACGATCGGCTCCTACCCGCAGACCGGCCGGATCCGGCTGGCCCGCGCCGAATTCCGCCGCGGCGAGATCGACCGGGCCGAGTACGACACCCGCATGCGCGCCGAGATCGCCGAGGTCATCGCGGTACAGGAGGAGATCGGGCTGGACGTGCTCGTGCACGGCGAGCCGGAGCGCAACGACATGGTGCAGTACTTCGCCGAGCAGCTCGACGGCTTCGCCGCGACGGCCGGCGGCTGGGTGCAGTCCTACGGCACCCGCTGCGTGCGCCCGCCGATCGTCTACGGCGACGTGGCGCGGCCCGCGGTCATGACCGTCGAGTGGATCACCTACGCGCAGTCGCTGACGGCCAAGCCGGTCAAGGGCATGCTGACCGGACCGGTTACCATCCTGGCCTGGTCGTTCGTCCGCGACGACCAGCCGCTCGCCGACACCGCGCGGCAGATCGCGCTGGCCATCCGGGACGAGACGGTGGACCTGGAGGCGGCCGGCATCGGCGTGATCCAGGTGGACGAGCCCGCGCTGCGCGAACTGCTGCCGCTGCGCCGGGCCGACCAGGCCGCCTACCTGGACTGGGCGGTCGAGGCGTTCCGGCTCGCCACCGCAGGCGTCGCCGACGCCACCCAGATCCACACCCACCTCTGCTACTCGGAGTTCGGCGAGGTCATCGGGGCGATCCACGGCCTGGACGCCGACGTCACCTCGATCGAGGCGGCGCGCTCGCACATGGAGGTGCTCGACGACCTCAACGCGATCGGCTTCGACCTCGGCGTCGGCCCGGGTGTCTACGACATCCACTCGCCGCGCGTTCCCGGTGTGGAGGAGGTGCGGAAGTCGTTGGAGCTGGCGCTGAAAGCCGTTCCGGCCGAGAGGTTGTGGGTCAACCCGGACTGCGGGCTCAAGACCAGGAGCATCGACGAGGTGACCGCCTCGCTGCGCAACCTCGTCGCGGCGGCGAAGGCGCTGCGCTGA
- a CDS encoding ATP-binding protein yields MSATGGTPVALRQEFPAAAEELAGVRRRLREWLAGVLTDPRHAYDLLLAAIEACTNAVEHGHNSDRRPILLEARVQQDMVRVTVTDHGHWKQPSAGGSTNRGRGLALIGALVPESRITVGDTGTIVELAAPLITA; encoded by the coding sequence ATGAGTGCAACCGGCGGTACCCCCGTTGCCCTGCGACAGGAATTCCCCGCCGCGGCCGAAGAGCTGGCCGGGGTCCGCAGGCGGCTGCGGGAGTGGCTGGCCGGCGTCCTCACCGACCCCCGCCATGCCTACGACCTGCTGCTGGCCGCGATCGAGGCGTGCACCAACGCCGTCGAGCACGGCCACAACAGCGACCGGCGCCCGATCCTGCTCGAGGCGCGCGTGCAGCAGGACATGGTCCGGGTCACCGTCACCGACCACGGGCACTGGAAGCAGCCAAGCGCGGGCGGCTCCACGAATCGGGGGCGCGGGCTCGCGCTGATCGGCGCCCTCGTCCCCGAGTCCCGCATCACCGTCGGCGACACCGGCACCATCGTCGAACTCGCGGCCCCCCTCATCACCGCCTGA
- a CDS encoding TetR/AcrR family transcriptional regulator, giving the protein MTDASGRPQGREAQRLRTRDRVLDAAITEFARTGSAEADIAAIAEAAGVARGTFYFHFPTKEHVLLELERREETLLAQRLTRFLRGEHDLRAALAETVRLVLALERRLGNTLFRELLAVHFSPNRGDGDPRDFPMIATVATEIENARDRGETRDGIDPYHAALFFLLGLYALLATTPDNRAMRAAMLDSYLTTALHSMER; this is encoded by the coding sequence ATGACCGATGCATCAGGCAGACCCCAGGGGCGCGAAGCCCAGCGGCTGCGCACGCGGGACCGCGTGCTCGACGCCGCGATCACCGAGTTCGCGCGCACCGGCTCGGCGGAGGCCGATATCGCGGCCATCGCCGAGGCCGCCGGCGTCGCGCGCGGCACCTTCTACTTCCACTTCCCCACCAAGGAGCACGTCCTGCTGGAGCTGGAGCGCCGCGAGGAGACCCTGCTCGCCCAGAGACTCACCCGCTTCCTGCGCGGCGAGCACGACCTGCGCGCCGCGCTCGCCGAGACCGTCCGGCTGGTGCTCGCCCTGGAGCGCAGGCTCGGCAACACCCTGTTCCGCGAGCTGCTCGCGGTGCACTTCTCCCCCAACCGCGGCGACGGCGACCCCAGGGACTTCCCGATGATCGCCACCGTCGCCACCGAGATCGAGAACGCCCGCGACCGCGGCGAGACCAGGGACGGCATCGACCCGTACCACGCCGCGCTGTTCTTCCTGCTCGGGCTGTACGCGCTGCTCGCGACCACCCCGGACAACCGGGCCATGCGGGCCGCGATGCTCGACAGCTACCTCACCACCGCGCTGCACAGCATGGAGCGCTGA